Part of the Longimicrobiaceae bacterium genome, CGGGTGATGATGTCGTTGATCGCGACGATCATGAGCCGCAGCCAGGGCGCGTGCGTCTCCAGGAACGATGGGGGAATCACCAGGTAGACCGTCTGGCGCACCCCCTCCGTCTTGATCAGGTGCAGATCGGCGTGGGCGAGCGGATTCGGGCGCGAAGCCCCGCCCCGGTCGCTGCGGATGAACTCGCCGAGCACGGCCGCCATCTGGGGGGAGTCCAGGAAGGCGAGCTGCGCCTGCGCGCTCGTCATGATGTTCTGGCGCGTGCGGTAGTCCGCCCCCAGCAGGATGTTGGCGACGCGCCGGACTTCCGGATGGTCGCAGCGGCCCATGTGGTTCAATACCGCCTGGAAGTCGTCGGCTCCGAGGCAGGTGAGGAACCGTAGGGTGAGCAGGTCGCGCCCGAAGGGCGTCTCCACCGGAAATGCGCTCTGGGGCGAGAGGCCGGCGTCGAACTGGTAGCAGATGTACAGCAGAATGCCCGTCGTGACCTGCCGGGCCATGCGGTCCCAGAAGGCGTTCTCTCCCTTGGACTCCAGGATCAGCGTCTCGGCTAGGGCACGGATCCGGTCGAGCGCGAGGCGAGCCTCGGGACCGGTGGTCGGGACCTGCCGGAGCGGGTTGTAGAAGGCGCGCATGTCGTGGGGATCGCGCCCCTCCAGCACCGTCACCTCGAAGGGGTCGAGCGCATAGATCCGGTGGCCCAACCGTGTGCGCCGGTGCTCCGCCGTCACGAAGAAGGCTTCGGCCTTGGGGTCGCTGAAGATCATCGATCCCCGGTATGCGAGCGCGTTGGGAAGCACCGTCCCGACGCCCTTGCCGGACCGCGTGCTCGCCATCGTGAGCAGGTGCCCCATCGACTCCCGCAGCACCAGCAGCGAGCCGTCCCGGTGGCGGCCGAGGATCAGCGTTCCTTCGAGCCCGAGGCCCGCGCGGAGCCGCCGCGTCTCCTCGGGCGTGGCACGGAACTCGTCGCCGGTCCCCCACGCGGCCGACCCGTGCGAAACGCTCGCCTGCTTCGTCCGCGGAGGCCGCACGCCGGCCAGCGTCCCGCCGCCGATCAGGCAGAAGAGCAGGG contains:
- a CDS encoding type IV secretory system conjugative DNA transfer family protein; amino-acid sequence: MRVRSDGQPELVTQRAAGAPLPLHVYLLAGVLAVLGGMLGMTQWIAAHFGYDLRLGRPVLVVSDGQRLVLGCCALLVAGLSLRMLADPARRQRAPVLLIGACLLGLAWHGPVYHPARVLEWWPQLRARPDAGPLIARARLLGTLLFCLIGGGTLAGVRPPRTKQASVSHGSAAWGTGDEFRATPEETRRLRAGLGLEGTLILGRHRDGSLLVLRESMGHLLTMASTRSGKGVGTVLPNALAYRGSMIFSDPKAEAFFVTAEHRRTRLGHRIYALDPFEVTVLEGRDPHDMRAFYNPLRQVPTTGPEARLALDRIRALAETLILESKGENAFWDRMARQVTTGILLYICYQFDAGLSPQSAFPVETPFGRDLLTLRFLTCLGADDFQAVLNHMGRCDHPEVRRVANILLGADYRTRQNIMTSAQAQLAFLDSPQMAAVLGEFIRSDRGGASRPNPLAHADLHLIKTEGVRQTVYLVIPPSFLETHAPWLRLMIVAINDIITRTTAPPDLPIVMMLDEFANLGRIDAVRRGVSLVGGYGVRFWMIVQDLQQVESVYDKAWGTMFANAFVKQLFGTNDLRTAKELSELTGDATVYADSGNSGKSLDSAGWIGKGTNVGESLGEKGRKLLLPDEVLGMPPEKQLLQVRGHRPLYAEKLNYLEMEEVQGLYAPNPMY